A region of Paractinoplanes abujensis DNA encodes the following proteins:
- a CDS encoding lactonase family protein — protein sequence MGASDELVFVGGYTADKGGDGEGIVRLRRDPATGELTRSGVVARTPSPSFLTRHPALPVLYAVNELDPDGTVSAFTVDAAGDLTPLASRPTGGSDPAHLAVTGDGRHLLVANYGTGSVAVFPLDADGAPGERTDLLTLTGSGPVADRQAGPHAHMVFPLRDEVLIADLGSDKVWRARLDPVAGRLTLLAPAVSAPPGTGPRHVRFSPDGALFVVGELSGELTWWRPGADGSLDLAGRAATTTAEGENYPSEVVVRPDGRFVYVANRGPNTVTTFAWDGAAATLVAETPAGGDWPRHMILVGDHLYVTNQRSRSVTTLRIDPETGVPVAPAASAAEPTPTCLLRWSVVEGR from the coding sequence ATGGGCGCGAGTGATGAGTTGGTCTTCGTCGGTGGCTACACGGCGGACAAGGGTGGTGACGGCGAGGGCATCGTCCGGCTGCGGCGCGATCCCGCGACCGGCGAGCTGACCCGGTCGGGCGTCGTGGCCCGGACCCCGAGCCCGTCGTTCCTGACCCGGCACCCGGCTCTGCCGGTCCTCTACGCCGTGAACGAGCTCGACCCCGACGGCACGGTCAGTGCCTTCACGGTCGATGCCGCCGGTGACCTCACACCGCTGGCGAGCCGCCCCACCGGCGGCAGCGACCCGGCCCACCTCGCGGTCACCGGCGACGGCCGGCACCTGCTGGTCGCCAACTACGGCACCGGGTCGGTCGCGGTCTTCCCGCTCGACGCCGACGGCGCCCCCGGCGAGCGCACCGACCTGCTGACGCTCACCGGCAGTGGCCCGGTGGCCGACCGTCAGGCCGGCCCGCACGCGCACATGGTGTTCCCGCTGCGTGACGAGGTGCTGATCGCCGACCTCGGCTCCGACAAGGTGTGGCGGGCCCGGCTCGACCCGGTCGCGGGCCGGCTGACGCTGCTCGCGCCCGCGGTCTCCGCCCCGCCCGGCACCGGCCCGCGGCACGTCCGCTTCTCGCCCGACGGCGCCTTGTTCGTGGTGGGCGAGCTCTCCGGCGAGCTGACCTGGTGGCGGCCCGGCGCCGACGGGTCTCTGGACCTGGCCGGGCGGGCGGCGACCACGACGGCCGAGGGGGAGAACTACCCGTCCGAGGTCGTGGTGCGGCCCGACGGCCGTTTCGTCTACGTCGCGAACCGTGGTCCCAACACGGTGACGACCTTCGCCTGGGACGGCGCGGCGGCGACCCTGGTGGCCGAGACGCCTGCCGGAGGTGACTGGCCACGCCACATGATCCTGGTCGGGGATCACCTCTACGTAACCAACCAGCGATCACGGAGCGTGACGACACTCCGGATCGACCCCGAGACCGGCGTGCCCGTGGCTCCGGCTGCGTCCGCCGCCGAGCCCACCCCGACATGCCTGCTGCGCTGGAGCGTTGTCGAGGGCAGGTAA